One segment of Acidianus sp. HS-5 DNA contains the following:
- a CDS encoding PIN domain-containing protein: MLTELLAVIIKEAKKSKLNKLPESVTKGLLYIISNTTLISLEEQDITIIYDIINRGWNDIFDAILYSAHKSTGIPLITMDKTFYKFLNKEGLDTKDIIII, from the coding sequence ATGCTAACAGAACTCTTAGCAGTAATCATCAAGGAAGCTAAAAAGTCTAAACTCAATAAGTTACCAGAAAGCGTTACAAAGGGCTTACTTTATATAATAAGCAATACAACCCTCATCTCTCTTGAAGAACAAGATATAACAATAATTTATGATATCATAAATAGAGGTTGGAACGACATATTCGACGCAATCTTATATTCAGCCCACAAAAGCACTGGAATTCCATTAATTACAATGGATAAAACATTCTACAAATTCCTAAATAAAGAAGGATTAGACACTAAGGATATTATAATAATATAA
- a CDS encoding AbrB/MazE/SpoVT family DNA-binding domain-containing protein produces the protein MKIVRVGKRNAIYIPKDIAESINLKEGDKLEIIVKDGKIELIPIRKPSSYWAEIDAEEVEEVGEEISKSLGINS, from the coding sequence ATGAAGATAGTGAGGGTAGGAAAAAGGAATGCTATTTACATTCCAAAAGACATAGCAGAAAGCATTAACTTGAAAGAAGGAGATAAACTAGAAATTATCGTAAAAGACGGCAAAATAGAACTAATACCAATTAGAAAACCGTCTAGCTACTGGGCAGAAATAGATGCAGAAGAGGTAGAAGAGGTTGGAGAAGAAATTAGCAAATCTCTCGGAATTAATAGTTGA
- the pyrH gene encoding UMP kinase, which translates to MKLVLKLSGKIFDEEDPQKLITLKEVVKELTSEGHRVGIVTGGGSTARKYISLARKMGSNEAYLDLLGIWASRLNAYLVVFSLNDLAYMKVPESLEDFIQAWSYGKVVVTGGFQPGQSTAAVSALVAEASNTDILIIATNVDGVYDRDPRVYKDAKLLLKINTEKLKEILENTQSVKAGTYELLDPMAIKIIERSKIKVIVMNYNKLGKLKDIIAGKEISTLVEPE; encoded by the coding sequence ATGAAACTCGTCTTAAAATTAAGCGGGAAAATATTTGATGAAGAAGACCCACAGAAACTTATCACATTGAAGGAAGTAGTAAAAGAGCTAACAAGCGAAGGTCATAGAGTAGGAATAGTGACAGGAGGAGGAAGTACGGCAAGGAAATATATTTCCTTAGCTAGGAAAATGGGTTCAAATGAAGCTTACCTGGATTTGCTGGGAATATGGGCTTCTAGACTAAATGCTTACCTAGTAGTTTTCTCATTAAATGATTTAGCTTACATGAAAGTACCGGAAAGTTTAGAAGACTTCATACAAGCCTGGTCTTACGGTAAAGTCGTAGTTACAGGCGGTTTCCAGCCTGGGCAATCAACCGCAGCAGTATCAGCTTTAGTTGCTGAAGCATCAAATACAGACATATTAATTATAGCAACAAACGTTGATGGAGTTTACGACAGAGATCCTAGAGTTTACAAAGACGCAAAGCTTTTGTTAAAGATCAACACTGAAAAGCTTAAGGAAATTTTAGAAAATACACAGTCAGTCAAGGCAGGGACTTACGAGCTTTTAGATCCTATGGCAATAAAAATAATTGAAAGATCGAAAATTAAAGTCATAGTAATGAATTATAACAAACTCGGTAAACTAAAAGATATAATAGCCGGGAAAGAAATTTCAACTCTAGTGGAGCCAGAGTAA
- a CDS encoding PIN domain-containing protein, translating into MKYFVDSNVFVYAKIGDKRYGECSQKVIKSIYEGQIKAITDNVVLLEVANALRKLRVSDIEEEILAILSLPIEIVEAKKEDVLDAVKIQDLSPYDALHYAIAERHSAKVITADKDFKEGIDPCSL; encoded by the coding sequence ATGAAGTACTTCGTAGATAGTAACGTTTTCGTTTACGCAAAAATAGGAGACAAAAGATACGGCGAATGTTCACAAAAAGTCATAAAATCAATTTATGAAGGACAAATTAAAGCAATAACAGATAACGTAGTCCTCCTAGAAGTAGCAAACGCATTAAGAAAATTGAGAGTAAGCGATATAGAAGAAGAAATCTTAGCAATACTCTCCCTTCCTATCGAGATAGTTGAGGCAAAAAAGGAAGACGTGTTAGATGCAGTTAAAATCCAAGATTTATCCCCTTATGATGCACTTCACTACGCAATAGCTGAAAGACATTCTGCAAAAGTTATTACAGCAGACAAAGACTTCAAGGAAGGGATAGATCCATGCTCTTTATAA
- a CDS encoding AbrB/MazE/SpoVT family DNA-binding domain-containing protein translates to MPKVTEKYQVTIPKEVREKIGLKPGEELEVIPLNDNEILLRRKVEKIKNPLKVLLGSSKEEEIPPEKIDELGEE, encoded by the coding sequence ATGCCAAAAGTTACAGAAAAATACCAAGTTACGATTCCAAAGGAAGTAAGAGAAAAGATAGGACTAAAACCAGGAGAAGAGTTGGAAGTAATCCCATTAAACGATAACGAAATCCTCCTAAGGAGAAAAGTTGAGAAAATAAAAAACCCACTGAAAGTCCTCTTAGGTAGTTCTAAAGAAGAAGAAATCCCACCAGAAAAAATAGATGAGTTAGGAGAAGAATGA
- the lysS gene encoding homocitrate synthase, with protein MLKVGILDSTLREGEQTPGVVFTTEQRVEIAKALSELGVAMIEAGHPAVSPDIYEGIKRIVKLKKEGEINSEVVGHSRAIKKDIEVAAELEVDRIAIFYGISDIHLKAKTGKTREEALSIIAEAVSYAKEHGTKIRFTAEDATRADLEYLTQVIKTARDAGADRVGIADTVGILYPEKTRELFSYLSKIPGVEYDIHAHNDLGLAVANSLAAVEGGATIIHATVNGLGERVGITPLQVVSAALKYHFNVDAVKLELLPKVASLIEKYSGIPTPPNFPITGDYAFLHKAGIHVQGILHDPRTYEFMPPETFGRSRDYVIDKYTGKHALKDRFERLGVELSEEELEQVLAKIKSAPNVRFYRDVDLLEIAEDVTGKILKPRPPEKVEALISIKCDSNVYTTAVTRKISVISGVKEVMEISGDYDILAKIEAKDPTELNNIVENIRSVKGVSSTLTSLVLKKM; from the coding sequence ATTTTGAAAGTAGGAATCTTAGACTCAACGCTAAGAGAAGGAGAACAAACACCAGGAGTAGTATTTACAACAGAACAAAGAGTAGAAATTGCTAAAGCATTATCAGAGCTAGGTGTAGCAATGATAGAAGCCGGGCATCCGGCAGTTTCACCGGACATTTACGAAGGAATAAAAAGGATAGTAAAACTAAAGAAAGAAGGAGAAATAAACTCAGAAGTAGTAGGTCACAGCAGGGCAATTAAAAAAGATATTGAAGTAGCTGCAGAACTTGAAGTTGACAGGATAGCGATATTCTACGGAATAAGCGACATTCACTTAAAAGCAAAGACCGGGAAAACAAGGGAAGAAGCACTCAGCATAATTGCTGAGGCTGTTTCTTATGCTAAAGAACACGGAACAAAAATTAGGTTTACAGCAGAAGACGCTACAAGGGCAGACTTAGAATACTTAACGCAAGTAATAAAAACTGCAAGAGACGCAGGCGCAGACAGGGTAGGCATTGCAGACACTGTAGGGATACTCTATCCTGAAAAGACCAGAGAGTTATTCTCTTATTTATCAAAAATTCCCGGTGTTGAGTACGACATTCACGCTCACAACGATTTAGGTCTAGCAGTAGCAAATTCCTTAGCTGCGGTAGAAGGAGGAGCAACAATAATTCATGCAACTGTTAATGGACTGGGTGAGAGAGTAGGAATAACCCCTCTACAAGTAGTCTCTGCAGCATTAAAATACCACTTTAACGTTGATGCAGTTAAGTTAGAGTTATTACCTAAGGTTGCAAGTTTAATAGAAAAATACAGTGGAATTCCTACCCCACCTAACTTCCCAATAACCGGAGACTACGCATTCCTGCACAAGGCTGGAATTCACGTGCAAGGAATACTTCATGATCCAAGAACTTACGAGTTCATGCCTCCAGAAACTTTCGGAAGAAGCAGGGATTACGTAATTGATAAATACACAGGAAAGCATGCGCTGAAGGACAGGTTTGAAAGGTTAGGAGTTGAATTATCGGAAGAAGAACTCGAGCAGGTCTTAGCTAAAATAAAATCCGCTCCCAACGTAAGGTTTTACAGAGACGTTGATTTACTTGAGATAGCTGAGGATGTAACAGGGAAGATACTGAAGCCAAGGCCTCCCGAAAAAGTTGAGGCTTTAATTTCAATAAAGTGCGATTCAAACGTTTACACTACAGCAGTTACTAGAAAAATATCTGTAATTTCCGGAGTAAAAGAAGTAATGGAGATCTCAGGAGACTATGATATTTTAGCAAAAATAGAGGCAAAGGATCCAACAGAACTTAACAATATTGTAGAAAACATAAGGTCTGTAAAAGGAGTCTCCTCAACCCTTACCTCTTTAGTATTGAAGAAAATGTGA
- a CDS encoding DUF4898 domain-containing protein produces MTYAVETSIENCGKIKKVPPSLITNYEKFLNFFLPRSISELTIILPYEMMDDSGKIREAVTKTRPSCIVKILINKDSKEIIFCL; encoded by the coding sequence ATGACTTATGCTGTGGAGACATCAATAGAGAACTGCGGTAAAATAAAGAAAGTCCCACCATCGCTTATTACTAATTATGAGAAATTCCTAAACTTCTTTCTACCGCGCTCTATAAGTGAGCTTACAATTATACTACCTTACGAAATGATGGACGATTCAGGAAAAATAAGGGAAGCTGTAACAAAAACAAGACCTTCTTGTATAGTTAAAATCTTGATAAATAAGGACTCAAAGGAAATTATATTCTGTCTATGA
- a CDS encoding chromatin protein Cren7, producing the protein MSSKKTLKVKTPSGKEVELSPEKAWSLAPKGRKGVKIGLFKDPETGKYFRRKLPDDYQI; encoded by the coding sequence ATGAGCTCTAAAAAGACATTAAAAGTAAAAACTCCATCAGGAAAAGAAGTGGAACTAAGTCCGGAAAAAGCTTGGTCATTAGCGCCTAAAGGAAGGAAAGGAGTAAAAATAGGTCTATTTAAAGACCCTGAGACAGGAAAATACTTCAGAAGGAAATTACCAGACGACTACCAAATCTAA